One part of the Armatimonadota bacterium genome encodes these proteins:
- a CDS encoding sulfatase, with translation MKKRPNLILFGIDSLRADHMSLYGYDRLTTPHIDKLASKGAVFEQCYSPSIPTTPGYTSMFTGLDVFGTDVVALRHEGPLGGHMKTLAEILGDEGFNTTCVGFSGNPASRGFQKYLDFPGWGSNEEGRSRKAENLNAVAIPELKALAAEDNPFFLFLRHMDPHSPYLPPQPFERIFYDGDEFDPNNRSLDPVMAFKPFCDYFASWFPPHCKDKDYIIAQYDGAIAYMDACIANLFATVESLGIEEDTLIVIDSDHGETLHDHECWYDHHSMYDQTLHIPLVFHYPGKVKPGQRFSDIVQMKDVTPTILDLLGVKVKPKFDGRSLEPLMQGKCREPEPEFYITECTWMRKHGWRTPEWKLIHALEPDFHFKPEVELYNLVKDPGENCDIAEKEPEVVAMLESRMQSWINKREKETGRTNPIYTNLNWHGHGAPFESSQQAYDTLHIGSPKAAEALQAKELQTQRGQKEL, from the coding sequence ATGAAGAAGAGACCGAATCTGATCTTGTTTGGCATTGACAGCCTGCGTGCGGATCACATGAGTCTTTACGGTTACGATCGGCTGACCACGCCGCACATTGACAAGCTTGCCTCGAAGGGTGCTGTGTTCGAACAGTGCTATAGCCCGAGCATCCCGACGACGCCGGGTTACACCTCGATGTTCACGGGTCTTGACGTCTTCGGCACGGATGTCGTTGCGCTGCGGCACGAGGGACCGCTTGGCGGCCATATGAAGACGCTGGCTGAGATACTGGGCGACGAGGGTTTCAACACTACCTGCGTCGGTTTCAGCGGCAACCCGGCTTCGAGAGGCTTCCAGAAGTATCTCGATTTTCCAGGCTGGGGGTCGAACGAGGAAGGCCGCAGTCGGAAGGCCGAGAATCTCAATGCCGTGGCCATTCCTGAGTTGAAGGCTCTTGCGGCCGAGGACAATCCGTTCTTTCTCTTCCTGCGGCACATGGACCCGCATTCGCCCTATCTGCCGCCGCAGCCGTTTGAGCGTATCTTCTACGATGGTGACGAGTTCGACCCGAACAACAGATCGCTCGATCCCGTAATGGCATTCAAGCCTTTCTGCGACTACTTCGCCAGTTGGTTTCCGCCGCACTGCAAGGACAAGGATTATATCATCGCGCAGTACGACGGCGCCATCGCCTACATGGATGCCTGCATCGCCAACCTCTTCGCCACAGTGGAGTCGCTGGGCATAGAGGAGGATACGCTGATCGTCATAGACTCGGATCACGGCGAGACGCTTCACGATCACGAGTGCTGGTACGACCATCACAGCATGTACGACCAGACGCTACACATCCCGCTTGTGTTTCACTATCCGGGCAAGGTCAAGCCCGGCCAGCGCTTCAGCGACATCGTTCAGATGAAGGATGTTACGCCGACGATCCTCGATCTGCTCGGCGTCAAGGTCAAGCCCAAGTTCGATGGCCGCAGCCTGGAACCGCTTATGCAGGGCAAGTGCCGAGAGCCGGAGCCCGAGTTCTACATCACTGAGTGTACGTGGATGCGGAAGCATGGATGGCGGACCCCGGAGTGGAAGCTGATCCACGCGCTCGAGCCCGACTTCCACTTCAAACCGGAGGTCGAGCTGTACAATCTGGTGAAGGATCCTGGCGAAAACTGCGATATAGCTGAAAAGGAGCCCGAGGTAGTCGCAATGCTGGAGTCCCGAATGCAGTCCTGGATCAATAAGCGCGAGAAGGAGACCGGCCGCACCAATCCGATCTACACGAACCTCAACTGGCACGGTCACGGCGCGCCGTTCGAGTCGTCTCAGCAGGCATACGACACCCTGCACATCGGATCCCCGAAGGCTGCTGAGGCGCTCCAGGCCAAGGAACTTCAGACCCAGCGAGGGCAGAAGGAGCTGTAG
- a CDS encoding Gfo/Idh/MocA family oxidoreductase, translating to MLRVCVIGMGPIGNLHADIYKNDDLAELVGVCDIIPERAQAAGERLGVPWFLSAPEMLAALSPDVCSITTGGYEYCSDHFEPAVQAVEAGAHILCEKPICNDLGQAREMVRLASARKRCFGIDFNHRFTPAARLAREWLDEGSVGELLFCNMALWIGKKGEFESPYYHLKALNPHSVDMMRYFCGDIARVQCFAMKAGGRNIWSTASMNMQFAGGAVGHLTSSYDIGRGHPMERCEVAGINGRFVLEDMWREATLFPSDSMVKRVYTNPVFGGYRDFRDTFRERIHCFLKQVSEGVPPDEIDGSGADGLAAQGVIHAAIESLNTGQVVETEG from the coding sequence ATGTTGCGTGTATGCGTAATCGGAATGGGGCCGATCGGAAACCTCCATGCCGATATCTACAAGAATGATGACCTGGCTGAGCTTGTCGGGGTGTGCGACATTATTCCCGAGCGCGCTCAGGCCGCCGGGGAGCGTCTGGGCGTTCCCTGGTTCCTCAGTGCCCCCGAGATGCTGGCGGCGCTCTCTCCGGACGTCTGCAGCATTACTACTGGCGGGTACGAGTATTGCAGCGACCATTTCGAGCCTGCGGTTCAGGCCGTGGAGGCCGGCGCGCATATCCTGTGCGAGAAGCCGATATGCAATGACCTGGGGCAAGCCAGAGAGATGGTGCGCCTTGCAAGCGCCCGCAAACGGTGCTTCGGGATAGACTTCAACCACCGCTTCACTCCGGCCGCGCGCCTGGCGAGGGAGTGGCTCGACGAGGGCTCCGTAGGTGAGCTGCTGTTCTGCAACATGGCGCTCTGGATCGGAAAGAAGGGAGAGTTCGAGTCGCCGTACTATCATCTGAAGGCGCTGAATCCCCATTCAGTGGACATGATGAGATACTTCTGCGGGGACATAGCCCGTGTGCAATGTTTCGCGATGAAGGCTGGCGGGCGGAATATCTGGTCAACCGCCTCGATGAACATGCAGTTCGCCGGCGGCGCTGTGGGGCATCTCACAAGCAGCTACGATATCGGCCGGGGACATCCGATGGAGCGGTGCGAGGTCGCCGGTATCAACGGTCGTTTCGTGCTCGAGGATATGTGGCGCGAGGCGACTCTCTTCCCGTCGGACAGCATGGTGAAGCGGGTCTACACCAATCCGGTCTTTGGCGGCTACAGGGACTTCCGCGATACGTTCCGAGAGAGGATCCACTGCTTTCTCAAGCAGGTTTCCGAAGGTGTGCCTCCGGATGAGATCGACGGTTCCGGCGCGGACGGTCTGGCCGCGCAGGGCGTCATCCACGCCGCGATCGAATCGTTGAACACCGGGCAGGTGGTCGAAACGGAGGGCTGA
- a CDS encoding GNAT family N-acetyltransferase, translated as MMTIRPAVTDDAESLRAIFASSIQELSKDHYDSVQIESWSEGFSVEQVRDMIGRGSTYVAESEGQAIGFVEINLVDREVSMVYVSPEYARRGVAKSLMRHAEAAARDAGIAEVHLRSSLNAVPFYERMGYRVVRTGIHCDAHGVTFECTMMERVLE; from the coding sequence ATGATGACGATACGCCCGGCGGTCACGGACGATGCGGAGTCGCTGCGCGCGATATTCGCTTCCTCGATTCAGGAGCTGTCAAAGGATCACTACGACTCTGTTCAGATCGAGTCGTGGTCGGAAGGGTTCTCCGTCGAGCAGGTGCGCGACATGATCGGCCGGGGCAGTACCTACGTAGCCGAATCGGAAGGACAGGCGATCGGCTTCGTTGAGATCAACCTTGTCGATCGTGAGGTCTCGATGGTGTATGTTTCACCTGAGTACGCCCGTCGGGGCGTCGCGAAGTCGCTGATGCGGCACGCGGAAGCGGCCGCGAGGGACGCGGGTATCGCTGAGGTCCATCTCCGCAGTTCCCTGAATGCAGTACCTTTCTACGAGCGGATGGGCTATCGCGTCGTCAGGACAGGTATACACTGCGACGCGCACGGCGTCACGTTCGAGTGTACGATGATGGAGAGGGTGCTGGAGTGA
- a CDS encoding AAA family ATPase → MNVEIENLIRARYPIIYVVSWEEKRVEDALREIAANRGKRLYSWSVTQGMSTGRNVRDDSTRDAVAALDFVQESREQAVFLLKDFHPFIEDPAVVRRLRDIAQSLKASAKSLVLVSPVLRLPAELEKDVTVVDFPLPAMDDLDRLLEGIIQGVKGNAGFDPSLAPVEREQVLQAARGLTANEAENVFAKSLVEKGRFDVDAITSEKEQIIRKSGMLEYYRASEEFADVGGMDLLKRWMETRSRAFGEKAREFGLPEPKGILLLGVQGCGKSLCCKAAASLWKLPLLRLDVGRIFSGLVGSSEENIRKAIVVAESVAPCLLWIDELEKGFAGTQSSPFSDAGTTSRVFASFVTWLQEKTAPVFVVATANDISQLPPELMRKGRFDEIFFVDLPSEGERADIFAIHLRKRGRDPRDFDLALLASRTPGFSGAEIEAAVVSALYDAFAEGRDLSTDDIACAASVSVPLSSTMKEQIDGLRTWAAHRARMSSAGPTERTANSTSED, encoded by the coding sequence GTGAACGTTGAGATCGAGAACCTGATCCGCGCGCGATACCCCATCATCTACGTAGTCTCCTGGGAGGAGAAACGCGTGGAAGATGCGCTTAGGGAGATCGCGGCGAACAGGGGGAAGCGCCTCTACTCGTGGAGCGTCACCCAGGGGATGAGCACGGGGCGCAACGTTCGGGACGATTCGACGCGCGACGCGGTCGCCGCGCTCGATTTCGTCCAGGAGTCGCGCGAGCAGGCGGTCTTCCTTCTGAAGGACTTCCACCCGTTCATCGAGGACCCGGCAGTGGTGCGCCGCCTTCGTGACATCGCGCAGTCACTGAAGGCGAGCGCGAAGTCGCTGGTCCTCGTCTCGCCGGTCCTCCGGCTCCCCGCCGAGCTGGAGAAGGACGTCACCGTCGTCGATTTCCCGCTCCCCGCGATGGACGACCTCGACCGCCTCCTGGAAGGGATCATACAGGGCGTCAAGGGGAACGCCGGGTTCGATCCCTCCCTCGCGCCCGTCGAGAGGGAGCAGGTGCTCCAGGCCGCCCGGGGACTGACCGCCAACGAGGCGGAGAACGTCTTCGCCAAGTCGCTCGTCGAGAAGGGGCGGTTCGACGTGGACGCCATCACGTCGGAGAAGGAGCAGATCATCCGCAAGTCGGGGATGCTCGAGTACTACCGCGCGTCCGAGGAGTTCGCCGACGTCGGCGGCATGGACCTGCTCAAGCGCTGGATGGAGACGCGGTCGCGGGCGTTCGGCGAGAAGGCGCGCGAGTTCGGCCTGCCCGAGCCGAAGGGGATTCTACTGCTCGGCGTTCAAGGCTGCGGGAAGTCGCTTTGCTGCAAGGCCGCCGCCTCCCTCTGGAAGCTGCCACTCCTCCGCCTGGACGTGGGGCGCATCTTCAGCGGTCTCGTCGGCTCTTCGGAGGAGAACATCCGCAAGGCGATCGTCGTGGCGGAGTCCGTGGCGCCGTGCCTCCTCTGGATAGACGAGCTGGAGAAGGGTTTCGCGGGCACGCAGAGTTCTCCTTTCAGCGACGCGGGCACTACTTCGAGGGTGTTCGCCTCTTTCGTGACATGGCTGCAGGAGAAGACGGCCCCGGTCTTCGTGGTGGCGACGGCGAACGACATCTCCCAGCTCCCGCCAGAACTGATGCGAAAAGGGCGCTTCGACGAGATCTTCTTCGTAGACCTTCCTTCGGAGGGGGAGCGCGCCGACATCTTCGCGATCCACCTGAGGAAGAGGGGGCGCGACCCAAGGGACTTCGACCTCGCCCTCCTCGCATCCCGCACGCCCGGGTTCAGCGGAGCGGAGATCGAGGCCGCCGTGGTGTCCGCCCTATACGACGCATTCGCCGAGGGGCGCGACTTGAGTACCGACGACATCGCCTGCGCCGCGTCCGTCTCCGTCCCGCTCTCCAGCACAATGAAGGAACAGATTGACGGCTTGCGAACGTGGGCCGCCCACCGCGCCCGCATGTCGAGCGCCGGCCCGACCGAACGAACCGCCAACAGCACATCGGAGGATTGA
- a CDS encoding Gfo/Idh/MocA family oxidoreductase, with product MPEEIRVALIGLDTSHTVEFARRMQAPDCPEDQKVEGMEAVTCLRFETPFQNAEGLDKRQAQLEEWGVKVTTDFDEAVDGCDAVMLEINDASYHLEYFRRVADLKRPVFVDKPLADTIENARAIVQLAEEKGVRMFSSSSLRYVPQVEQAAKEVPEAMYASMYGPVGVAPAGSSIVWYGVHAFEMLERVMGRGARAVFARKDEAGVVAVVDYPEARRGLVELTTGVYSYGGLVRDKKLVKPFIVDSKRLYSDQLEHIVEFFRGAEPPCSTADALEVTAMLDAAEKSSVSGKTVTL from the coding sequence ATGCCCGAAGAGATCAGAGTAGCGCTCATAGGACTCGATACCAGCCACACGGTCGAGTTTGCCCGAAGGATGCAGGCCCCCGACTGCCCCGAGGACCAGAAGGTCGAGGGCATGGAGGCCGTCACCTGCCTCAGGTTCGAGACCCCCTTCCAGAACGCGGAGGGCCTCGACAAGCGGCAGGCCCAGCTGGAGGAGTGGGGCGTCAAAGTCACGACCGACTTCGACGAGGCCGTGGACGGATGCGATGCCGTCATGCTGGAGATCAACGACGCCTCTTACCACCTCGAGTACTTCCGCAGGGTCGCCGATCTCAAGCGCCCCGTTTTCGTGGACAAGCCGCTTGCGGACACCATCGAGAACGCAAGGGCGATCGTTCAGCTCGCCGAGGAGAAGGGCGTCCGGATGTTCTCCTCCTCTTCCCTGCGTTATGTGCCCCAGGTAGAGCAGGCGGCGAAGGAGGTCCCGGAGGCGATGTACGCTTCGATGTACGGGCCGGTCGGTGTCGCCCCCGCCGGAAGTTCCATAGTCTGGTACGGAGTCCACGCCTTCGAGATGCTCGAGCGCGTGATGGGAAGGGGCGCCCGCGCCGTCTTCGCGCGCAAGGACGAGGCGGGCGTCGTCGCCGTGGTGGACTACCCGGAGGCCCGCCGGGGGCTGGTGGAGCTCACTACGGGGGTCTACTCGTACGGCGGCCTGGTAAGGGACAAGAAACTGGTGAAGCCGTTCATCGTTGATTCGAAGAGGCTCTATTCAGACCAGCTCGAGCACATCGTGGAGTTCTTCCGGGGGGCCGAGCCGCCCTGTTCCACGGCCGATGCCCTCGAGGTGACCGCCATGCTCGACGCCGCCGAGAAGTCGTCCGTCTCCGGCAAGACCGTCACCCTGTAG